In Cicer arietinum cultivar CDC Frontier isolate Library 1 chromosome 1, Cicar.CDCFrontier_v2.0, whole genome shotgun sequence, one DNA window encodes the following:
- the LOC101510523 gene encoding uncharacterized protein, with translation MLMSWITNSLEREIAQSVMWMESVSEIWAELRERYHQGDAFRISDLQEEIYSLRQGDSSITSYYTKLKQLWQELENFRPLPSCSCNVKCLCALIPKIRRYRDGDYVIRFLKGLNEQYSAVQSQVMLMNPLPSINKVFSMLVQQEMNLFPNPEESPTIVAISNHSGGLPNGRGRGRGSRYCTHCNRRGHTVEVCFRKHGFPPHFHKNGNNSAKVCAADSVNIDDDQKTQSLNESSSDLHSGFTPEQQKALLSLLHPSSSVNHLVNPAQSGDDMNEITRLKSVLHSKFSIKDLGVVK, from the exons ATGCTCATGTCTTGGATCACCAATTCATTGGAACGTGAAATTGCCCAAAGCGTCATGTGGATGGAATCTGTTTCTGAAATATGGGCTGAACTTCGTGAAAGGTATCATCAAGGTGATGCTTTTAGGATTTCTGATTTGCAAGAAGAAATTTATAGCCTTCGTCAAGGTGATTCTTCAATTACTTCTTACTATACCAAACTAAAGCAATTGTGGCAAGAGTTAGAAAATTTTCGTCCTTTACCTTCTTGTTCTTGTAATGTGAAATGTTTGTGTGCCCTAATTCCCAAGATTCGTAGATATCGTGATGGGGATTATGTAATTCGTTTTCTAAAAGGCCTTAATGAGCAATACTCTGCAGTTCAATCTCAAGTGATGTTAATGAATCCTCTTCCTAGTATAAACAAGGTATTTTCTATGTTAGTACAACAAGAAATGAATCTTTTTCCTAATCCTGAGGAGTCTCCTACCATTGTTGCCATTTCTAATCATAGTGGGGGTTTGCCCAATGGTCGTGGTCGTGGTCGCGGTTCTCGTTATTGTACTCATTGTAATCGTCGTGGCCATACTGTGGAGGTTTGTTTCCGAAAACATGGATTTCCCCCTCATTTTCACAAGAATGGTAACAACTCTGCTAAGGTTTGTGCCGCTGATTCTGTTAACATTGACGATGATCAAAAGACACAATCTCTCAATGAGTCTTCTAGTGATTTACATTCTGGTTTCACACCCGAACAACAAAAGGCTCTTCTTTCCTTACTTCACCCTTCTTCAAGTGTCAACCATTTAGTAAATCCTGCACAATCag GTGATGATATGAATGAAATCACACGTCTCAAATCTGTCTTGCATTCCAAATTTAGTATTAAAGATTTGGGTGTTGTTAAATAG